Proteins from a single region of Candidatus Terasakiella magnetica:
- a CDS encoding HprK-related kinase B yields MKTARQAAERLMEGHNVTEGEVLLDLEGYKISVKSNCEKLLEKLGVYFAHTLGHGSADCQVVALDGPSPKMGINFTDWKREAGKTGRKDAFYDLEDARLIHKVRTGMVFLQSQDYLIASGPSLSNDNQIINYINAQYMNHLQHNEALICHAAGLVANGKALGMAGFSGGGKSTLMLHILAHDGVSYLTNDRLFVQGKNAQGIPKLPRINPGTMLHDENLIALLPDERCAELKNLPAHELWDLEEKYDVFVDDVYGEGKIVSQAPLDDFLILNWKRDSLEPCKIEQVDLTQHQDLLAAIMKSPGPFYQYSDGTFFNDDTELESAPYISALKDIKIYEASGKVDFEFATSYCLETLLK; encoded by the coding sequence ATGAAGACCGCAAGACAAGCTGCAGAAAGACTGATGGAAGGTCACAATGTGACGGAAGGCGAAGTCCTCCTTGATCTTGAGGGTTATAAAATTTCAGTAAAATCCAATTGTGAAAAACTGTTGGAAAAGCTGGGTGTATATTTTGCTCATACTCTAGGCCACGGTTCGGCAGATTGTCAGGTGGTCGCTTTGGATGGGCCGTCACCCAAAATGGGGATAAACTTCACCGACTGGAAGCGCGAGGCGGGTAAAACCGGGCGTAAAGATGCTTTTTATGATTTAGAAGATGCGCGTTTAATTCATAAGGTTCGCACTGGTATGGTCTTCCTTCAAAGCCAAGACTATCTCATTGCATCTGGTCCCAGTTTGAGTAATGACAACCAGATTATCAATTATATCAACGCCCAATATATGAACCATCTGCAACATAATGAGGCCTTGATTTGCCATGCTGCTGGATTGGTTGCTAATGGAAAAGCCCTTGGCATGGCGGGGTTCTCAGGTGGCGGTAAGTCCACATTGATGCTGCATATTTTAGCACATGATGGGGTAAGCTATTTGACCAATGATCGATTATTTGTTCAGGGAAAAAATGCGCAAGGCATTCCCAAATTGCCCCGGATTAATCCCGGCACCATGCTCCATGATGAAAACCTGATAGCATTGTTACCTGATGAAAGATGTGCGGAACTGAAAAACCTGCCTGCTCATGAGCTTTGGGATCTTGAAGAAAAATATGACGTGTTTGTCGATGATGTTTATGGCGAAGGTAAAATCGTCTCCCAAGCGCCTTTAGATGATTTTTTAATTCTGAACTGGAAACGTGACAGTCTTGAGCCTTGCAAGATTGAACAGGTTGATCTCACACAACACCAAGATTTGTTAGCTGCAATTATGAAATCGCCGGGACCGTTTTATCAATATTCAGATGGAACATTTTTTAATGACGATACTGAACTTGAAAGTGCCCCCTACATATCGGCCCTAAAAGATATTAAAATCTATGAGGCCAGCGGCAAGGTAGACTTTGAGTTTGCCACGTCTTACTGCCTAGAAACTCTCTTG
- a CDS encoding GAK system ATP-grasp enzyme, with protein sequence MSKPKIAVMGIPGKWSSEVLADRLEAKTGFRLVIDMKDVSADLESGELSANGVNLCELDAIVVKKISQIYSPATLDRIELLRLAESKGLRVFSKPETIIRMIDRLGCTMTLSNGQIPMPKTRITECAKYALQTVQDFGAAVFKPLYSTKAQGMCIIEANQPHDRIYEKIEEFKNDNPVMYIQQKLDLPGRDYGMVFLGGRYLGTYARVSQNDSWNTTIKSGGKYALHEPPQSTIDLASKAQQLFNMDFTTVDVADTEDGPIVFEVSAFGGFKGALEGIGIDAADLYADYILNEVAK encoded by the coding sequence ATGAGCAAACCCAAAATCGCAGTCATGGGCATTCCCGGTAAATGGTCGAGCGAAGTGCTGGCTGACCGTTTAGAAGCTAAAACAGGTTTTCGCTTGGTGATTGATATGAAAGATGTCAGTGCAGACCTTGAAAGCGGTGAGTTAAGCGCTAATGGGGTTAACCTCTGTGAACTTGACGCAATTGTTGTGAAAAAAATCAGCCAAATATACAGTCCGGCAACGCTTGATCGCATTGAGCTTCTGCGATTGGCAGAAAGTAAAGGCCTGCGCGTTTTTTCAAAACCTGAAACCATCATCAGAATGATTGACAGGCTTGGCTGCACCATGACCCTGTCAAACGGCCAAATCCCCATGCCAAAGACCCGCATTACCGAATGTGCGAAATATGCCCTGCAAACTGTGCAAGATTTTGGCGCTGCCGTGTTCAAGCCCCTTTATTCAACAAAAGCGCAAGGCATGTGTATCATCGAAGCCAACCAGCCCCATGATCGCATCTATGAAAAGATCGAAGAATTTAAAAATGATAACCCGGTCATGTATATCCAGCAAAAACTGGATTTGCCCGGGCGTGATTACGGTATGGTTTTCTTAGGCGGGCGATATCTGGGCACCTATGCCCGTGTTTCCCAAAACGACAGCTGGAACACCACCATCAAAAGCGGTGGTAAATATGCCTTGCACGAACCACCCCAAAGCACCATTGATCTGGCTTCAAAAGCCCAGCAACTTTTCAATATGGATTTCACGACTGTGGATGTGGCTGATACTGAAGACGGCCCCATTGTTTTTGAAGTCTCTGCCTTTGGCGGTTTTAAAGGGGCCTTAGAAGGCATTGGCATTGATGCAGCTGATCTTTATGCCGATTACATCTTAAATGAGGTGGCAAAATGA